One genomic segment of Aliarcobacter cibarius includes these proteins:
- a CDS encoding S24 family peptidase, translating to MFMIDEIINKLKDILSTDNKDKKIFDKDVAESLDLSQANFATMKNRGKIPYSNILNFCAKRRISINWLLYNQNPNSLIDSTDKYWIKYYPSVSVSAGGGAYEDEDSYESLELPEYFLTILGGKDNLKNIEAINVVGDSMEPTLNSNNIIFVDKTKNDLNKDGVYAFTTNYGLFVKRVQKRVDGQLDIISDNKDYPLQVLKKDEINILGKVVGSFGKIY from the coding sequence ATGTTTATGATTGATGAAATTATAAATAAATTAAAAGATATATTAAGTACAGATAATAAAGATAAAAAAATTTTTGATAAGGATGTTGCTGAGTCACTTGATCTTTCTCAGGCAAATTTTGCAACTATGAAAAATAGAGGAAAAATTCCATATTCAAATATTTTAAATTTTTGTGCAAAAAGAAGAATTTCTATTAACTGGCTTCTATATAATCAAAATCCAAATTCATTAATTGATAGTACTGATAAATATTGGATAAAGTATTATCCTAGTGTTAGTGTAAGTGCTGGAGGTGGGGCTTATGAAGATGAAGATAGTTATGAAAGTTTAGAATTACCTGAATACTTTTTGACTATTTTAGGTGGTAAAGATAATCTTAAAAATATAGAAGCTATTAATGTTGTTGGTGATTCTATGGAACCTACTTTGAATTCAAATAATATTATATTTGTTGATAAAACAAAAAATGATTTAAATAAAGATGGAGTTTATGCCTTTACCACAAATTATGGACTTTTTGTAAAAAGAGTTCAAAAAAGAGTTGATGGACAATTGGATATTATTTCTGATAATAAAGATTACCCTTTACAAGTACTAAAAAAAGATGAGATAAATATACTTGGCAAGGTTGTTGGTTCTTTTGGAAAAATATATTAA
- a CDS encoding YggT family protein — protein sequence MIDALFSSILTVLFSIIFLYKWVVIISALLSWVRPDPYNPIVQMLYRLTEPVYAKIRNIIPTTFGGMDLAPLILIFALIFLETFLQKVLM from the coding sequence ATGATAGATGCTTTATTTAGTTCAATTTTAACTGTTTTGTTTAGTATTATTTTTCTTTATAAATGGGTTGTAATAATTTCTGCTCTTTTATCTTGGGTAAGACCAGATCCATATAATCCAATAGTTCAGATGCTTTATAGACTAACAGAGCCAGTTTATGCAAAAATAAGAAACATCATTCCAACAACTTTTGGTGGAATGGATTTAGCCCCTCTTATTTTAATCTTTGCTTTGATTTTTTTAGAGACATTTTTACAAAAAGTTTTAATGTAA
- a CDS encoding M16 family metallopeptidase: MSATIKHININNVDIPVIFEEQKSLPILNLQLIFKNSGYIKDKDSLGLANLSSKILNEGTKELGATKFAEKLDDNAITLHSAIGFETLTIELSSLKEKSTLALELLDSLLKSPNYSEKALSKVKTLVTGSIKRKENDFDDVASKGLNALLYNGTPLANPSNGTIETISKINLKDIKEFLSNSLILNNLVIVAGGDITLEELAKSITPILKELKAGNKEETSKIEFTSKKEEKELLKPTEQAYIYFGSNFNANSQDEDNYKAKVASFILGGSGFGSRLMEEIRVKRGLAYSAYSNININKSYSSFSGYLQTKNESYKEARDIVISLVEEFVKNGVTKEELEAAKNFLSGSEPLRTETLAQRLNRAFMLDFRGLSQDYPKMEIEKIQNLTLEDLNSYIKTHTELNNLTFFVVRK; encoded by the coding sequence ATGAGTGCGACTATAAAGCATATAAATATAAACAATGTTGATATTCCAGTGATTTTTGAAGAACAAAAGTCACTTCCAATTTTAAATTTACAATTAATTTTTAAAAATTCTGGTTACATAAAAGATAAAGATAGTTTAGGATTAGCAAATCTATCTTCAAAAATTTTAAATGAAGGTACAAAAGAATTGGGAGCTACAAAATTTGCAGAAAAATTAGATGACAATGCTATAACACTTCATAGTGCAATTGGTTTTGAAACTCTAACAATTGAACTTTCAAGCTTAAAAGAAAAATCAACTTTAGCTCTAGAATTATTAGATTCACTTTTAAAATCGCCAAACTATTCAGAAAAAGCTCTTTCTAAAGTAAAAACTTTAGTAACAGGAAGCATTAAAAGAAAAGAGAATGATTTTGATGATGTAGCTAGTAAAGGTTTAAATGCCCTACTTTACAATGGAACACCTTTAGCAAATCCTTCAAATGGAACTATTGAGACAATCTCTAAAATTAATTTAAAAGATATTAAAGAATTTTTATCTAACTCTTTAATTTTAAATAACTTAGTTATTGTTGCAGGTGGTGATATAACTTTAGAAGAGTTAGCAAAATCAATAACTCCTATTTTAAAAGAGTTAAAAGCGGGAAATAAAGAAGAAACTTCTAAAATAGAATTTACTTCTAAAAAAGAGGAAAAAGAACTTTTAAAACCTACTGAACAAGCTTATATTTACTTTGGTTCAAATTTCAATGCAAATAGCCAAGATGAAGATAACTATAAGGCAAAAGTCGCTTCATTTATTTTAGGTGGCTCTGGATTTGGTTCAAGATTAATGGAAGAGATAAGAGTAAAAAGAGGTTTAGCTTATTCAGCTTATTCAAATATAAATATTAATAAATCTTACTCTAGTTTTAGTGGTTATTTACAAACAAAAAATGAAAGTTATAAAGAAGCAAGAGATATTGTAATTTCTCTAGTAGAAGAGTTTGTAAAAAATGGTGTTACTAAAGAAGAATTAGAAGCTGCTAAAAATTTCTTAAGTGGAAGTGAACCTCTTAGAACAGAGACTTTAGCACAAAGATTAAACAGAGCATTTATGCTTGATTTTAGAGGATTAAGTCAAGATTATCCAAAAATGGAGATTGAAAAAATTCAAAATTTAACTTTGGAAGATTTAAATTCATATATTAAAACTCATACTGAGTTAAATAATTTAACATTTTTTGTTGTAAGGAAATAA
- the gltX gene encoding glutamate--tRNA ligase — protein MLRFAPSPTGDMHIGNLRVAIFNYIVSKQLNEGLIIRIEDTDKARNIEGKDKEILEILNLFSIDYVSVFYQSDNLKYHQKMALQLMTQKKAFACFCSDTKLEELKEESIKKGIPFRYDGFCETLSDETVLNTNAPFTVRLKKPDHNIKFTDVLKGDFDYAPFDVDSFIILRQDKTPTYNYACSVDDMLMDISMVIRGEDHVSNTPKQIHIRESLGYTKEIKYVHLPIILNAQTGKKMSKRDDASSVKWLIEQGFLPSAIANYLVLIGNKTPTEIFTLEEAIKWFKIENVSKSGAKFDIDKLRFINRKHIEMLDEMRLSKILGFADENIGKLAKLYLEEASTIKEIKAKLDDIFSVKTTLEGFEEESKKVKEVLQKTSYFESYDDLKNHVTENTALKGKNLFKPLRYILTGVENGPNLADIYPFIKNYIGEIVR, from the coding sequence ATGCTAAGATTTGCACCAAGCCCAACAGGTGATATGCACATAGGAAATTTAAGAGTTGCAATTTTCAATTATATAGTATCAAAACAATTAAATGAAGGGCTAATTATTAGAATTGAAGATACAGATAAAGCTAGAAATATAGAAGGAAAAGATAAAGAAATTTTAGAAATTTTAAATCTATTTTCTATTGATTATGTAAGCGTTTTTTATCAAAGTGACAATTTAAAATATCATCAAAAAATGGCACTTCAATTAATGACTCAAAAAAAAGCTTTTGCTTGTTTTTGTAGTGATACTAAGCTTGAAGAATTAAAAGAAGAGAGTATTAAAAAAGGAATTCCTTTTAGATATGATGGTTTTTGTGAAACTTTAAGTGATGAAACTGTTTTAAACACAAATGCTCCATTTACAGTAAGATTAAAAAAACCAGATCATAATATTAAATTCACAGATGTTTTAAAAGGTGATTTTGATTATGCACCGTTTGATGTTGATAGTTTTATTATTTTAAGACAAGATAAAACTCCAACTTATAATTATGCTTGTTCTGTTGATGATATGTTAATGGACATTTCTATGGTAATTAGAGGAGAAGATCACGTTTCTAATACTCCAAAACAAATACATATTAGAGAATCTTTAGGATATACAAAGGAGATAAAATATGTTCATTTACCAATCATTTTAAATGCTCAAACAGGTAAAAAAATGAGTAAAAGAGATGATGCAAGTAGTGTTAAATGGTTGATTGAACAAGGATTTTTGCCAAGTGCCATAGCAAATTATTTAGTTTTAATAGGAAATAAAACTCCAACAGAAATTTTCACTCTTGAAGAAGCTATAAAATGGTTTAAAATTGAAAATGTTTCAAAAAGTGGTGCTAAATTTGATATTGATAAACTAAGATTTATAAATAGAAAACATATTGAAATGCTAGATGAAATGAGATTATCAAAAATTTTAGGATTTGCTGATGAAAATATTGGTAAATTAGCAAAACTATATTTAGAAGAAGCTAGCACAATAAAAGAGATAAAAGCAAAATTAGATGATATATTTAGTGTAAAAACCACTTTAGAAGGTTTTGAAGAAGAGAGTAAGAAAGTAAAAGAAGTTTTACAAAAAACTTCTTACTTTGAAAGCTATGATGATTTAAAAAATCATGTTACTGAAAATACAGCTTTAAAAGGAAAAAATCTATTTAAGCCTCTTAGATATATTCTAACAGGTGTTGAAAATGGACCTAACTTAGCTGATATTTATCCATTTATTAAAAACTATATAGGAGAAATTGTAAGATGA
- the mobB gene encoding molybdopterin-guanine dinucleotide biosynthesis protein B, giving the protein MNKKRLVVAFSGPSNSGKTTAIVKVASILQDSGFKVCIVKHDPKDKAMFDREGKDSFKFSQTGADVAVVSPNKTTIFKKGTSTIDELISIFDDFDYLLVEGLKTLELPRISIFRNNLDESYFNVSDALAIDDSIDENSIPKNLDILNLNSPEDIINWIDKNAKRV; this is encoded by the coding sequence ATGAATAAAAAAAGATTAGTAGTGGCCTTTTCAGGTCCATCAAATAGTGGAAAAACAACAGCTATTGTTAAAGTTGCAAGTATCTTACAAGATAGTGGTTTTAAAGTTTGTATAGTAAAACACGATCCAAAAGATAAAGCAATGTTTGATAGAGAGGGAAAAGATTCATTTAAATTCTCTCAAACAGGTGCCGATGTTGCAGTAGTTAGCCCAAATAAAACAACGATATTTAAAAAAGGAACTTCAACTATAGATGAATTGATTTCTATATTTGATGATTTTGATTATTTGCTTGTTGAGGGTTTAAAAACTCTGGAATTACCTAGAATTTCTATTTTTAGAAATAATCTAGATGAAAGCTATTTCAATGTTTCTGATGCCTTGGCAATCGATGATAGCATTGATGAAAATTCAATTCCAAAAAACTTAGATATTTTAAATTTAAATAGTCCAGAAGATATTATAAACTGGATAGATAAAAATGCGAAAAGGGTATAA
- a CDS encoding UDP-N-acetylmuramoyl-tripeptide--D-alanyl-D-alanine ligase, which produces MKISSIVDIIDGELLNSPSISFINGIKYDAKTVKTSDLFIAKNFEDLKIAISNGAYATIFEENFPIIDNEVAFIKVKNLELALIKILRYKLSNLKIDAYFCDNETFDMFELYQNNHSKNIFLLSEDIEKSFKFIDEVEDGDIIISKNYQILNNIYPKNKKFEKYIDENNIKNLVKHSLFELSFSYEDNYFSRLRLSSLYLNSFLNIYNFFNKDIDVSKLKFYTNFKAIFIDKNFEPIEFGKSDSFIICQNNKNLIQAEIKYINDEFKYAKSIFITKNYVEFINKEKQILIKNIDELKNILKISNFNCAYLIDFSYKEILEYLQKSQNRPTLF; this is translated from the coding sequence GTGAAAATCTCTTCTATAGTAGATATTATTGATGGAGAACTTTTAAATTCTCCATCAATCTCATTTATAAATGGTATAAAATATGATGCAAAAACTGTAAAGACTTCTGATTTATTTATTGCAAAAAATTTTGAAGATTTAAAAATTGCTATTTCAAATGGTGCTTATGCAACTATTTTTGAAGAAAATTTTCCTATTATTGATAATGAAGTTGCTTTTATTAAAGTAAAAAATCTAGAACTAGCTCTTATAAAAATTCTAAGATATAAATTATCAAATTTAAAAATAGATGCTTATTTTTGTGATAATGAAACATTTGATATGTTTGAACTTTATCAAAATAATCATTCTAAAAATATTTTTCTACTTTCAGAAGATATAGAGAAATCTTTTAAATTTATAGATGAAGTAGAAGATGGAGATATTATAATCTCAAAAAATTATCAAATTCTAAACAATATATATCCTAAAAATAAAAAATTTGAAAAATATATAGATGAAAATAATATTAAAAATTTAGTAAAACACTCACTTTTTGAGTTAAGTTTTTCTTATGAAGATAACTATTTTTCAAGACTAAGATTATCAAGCTTATATTTAAATAGCTTTTTAAATATTTATAATTTTTTTAATAAAGATATAGATGTATCAAAATTAAAATTTTATACAAATTTTAAAGCGATATTTATAGATAAAAATTTCGAGCCAATTGAATTTGGTAAAAGTGATAGTTTTATAATTTGTCAAAATAATAAGAATTTAATTCAAGCAGAGATTAAATATATTAATGATGAATTTAAATATGCAAAATCTATATTTATAACTAAAAATTATGTTGAATTTATAAATAAAGAAAAACAAATTCTTATAAAAAACATTGATGAATTAAAAAATATTTTAAAAATCTCAAATTTTAACTGTGCATACTTAATAGATTTTAGCTATAAAGAGATTTTAGAATATCTTCAAAAATCTCAAAATAGACCTACTTTATTTTAA
- the metG gene encoding methionine--tRNA ligase has translation MQNSCKNVYITTPIYYVNDVAHIGHAYTTIIADMLARHSRLVGHNTYFLTGTDEHGQKIAQSAEARNKTPKEYADEISGKFRSLWDDFDITYDKFIRTTDEEHKKGVQHAFLKMYEKGDIYKDEYEGFYCVPCETFHTESNLIDEQFCPECGRSTIVVKEESYFFKLSKYQDRLLDWYEQNPDCILPRAKKNEVINFVKNGLKDLSISRTSFNWGIKLPAEINEPKHVMYVWLDALLNYATALGYGATEENMKFWPANIHLVGKDILRFHAIYWPAFLMSLELPLPKHIAAHGWWTRDGEKMSKSKGNVVNPKEVADAYGLDAFRYFLLREVPFGQDGDFSQKALIDRINSDLGNDLGNLLNRIIGMSGKYFDFNVSSKDVEKFHKKELEDVNSIIETLQGFIYNMQINKYLEELWKILTIGNKAINDYEPWNLIKDGKTEEAMALVALITNIMAKVALLLDSVMPHKIKDISTCLGIQISTENYNKLILNKELLDDVKITKIDALFPRVEDILLAQPPCGDISKSEEEISTKVELEKLEIQDNLITIDKFFEASIKVGTILEAQEVPKSSKLLLLKVDLGENRPRQILAGIKEFYNANDLIGTQACVAANLKPAKLMGYVSEGMLLAAKDENGLSLIRPEKPKKIGTKIS, from the coding sequence ATGCAAAACTCTTGTAAAAATGTTTATATAACAACTCCAATTTACTATGTAAACGATGTAGCTCATATAGGACATGCGTATACTACTATTATTGCTGATATGTTAGCAAGACATTCTAGATTAGTAGGTCACAATACATATTTTCTAACAGGTACAGATGAGCATGGACAAAAAATTGCTCAAAGCGCAGAAGCTAGAAATAAAACTCCAAAAGAGTATGCAGATGAAATATCTGGAAAATTTAGAAGCTTATGGGATGATTTTGATATAACTTATGACAAGTTTATAAGAACAACAGATGAAGAACATAAAAAAGGTGTTCAACATGCTTTTTTGAAAATGTATGAAAAAGGTGATATTTATAAAGATGAATATGAAGGATTTTATTGTGTTCCTTGCGAGACATTTCATACAGAATCAAATCTAATAGATGAACAATTTTGTCCTGAGTGTGGAAGATCAACAATAGTTGTAAAAGAAGAGAGTTACTTTTTTAAATTATCAAAATATCAAGATAGACTTTTAGATTGGTATGAACAAAATCCTGATTGCATTCTTCCAAGAGCAAAAAAAAATGAAGTTATAAATTTTGTAAAAAATGGATTAAAAGATTTATCAATATCTAGAACTTCTTTTAACTGGGGAATTAAATTACCAGCTGAAATAAATGAGCCAAAACATGTTATGTATGTTTGGTTAGATGCACTTTTAAATTATGCAACAGCTTTAGGGTATGGTGCAACTGAAGAAAATATGAAATTTTGGCCAGCAAACATCCATTTAGTAGGAAAAGATATTTTAAGATTCCATGCTATTTATTGGCCAGCATTTTTAATGTCACTAGAATTACCTCTTCCAAAACACATTGCTGCTCATGGTTGGTGGACAAGAGATGGTGAAAAAATGAGTAAATCAAAAGGAAATGTAGTAAATCCTAAAGAAGTAGCCGATGCATATGGATTAGATGCGTTTAGATATTTTCTTTTAAGAGAAGTTCCTTTTGGACAAGATGGAGATTTTTCACAAAAAGCTTTAATTGATAGAATTAATTCAGATTTAGGAAATGATTTAGGAAATCTTTTAAATAGAATCATAGGAATGAGTGGTAAATATTTTGATTTTAATGTATCTTCTAAAGATGTAGAAAAATTCCATAAAAAAGAACTTGAAGATGTAAATTCTATAATTGAAACATTACAAGGATTTATTTATAACATGCAAATAAATAAATATCTTGAAGAACTTTGGAAAATTTTAACTATTGGAAATAAAGCAATCAATGATTACGAACCTTGGAATTTAATAAAAGATGGTAAAACTGAAGAAGCTATGGCTTTAGTTGCATTAATTACAAATATTATGGCAAAAGTTGCATTATTGTTAGATTCTGTTATGCCTCATAAAATAAAAGATATTTCTACTTGTTTAGGAATTCAAATTTCAACAGAAAATTATAATAAGTTAATTTTAAATAAAGAACTTTTAGATGATGTTAAAATTACAAAAATCGATGCTCTTTTCCCTAGAGTTGAAGATATTCTTTTAGCTCAACCTCCGTGTGGTGATATTTCAAAGAGTGAAGAAGAAATTTCTACTAAAGTAGAATTAGAAAAACTTGAAATACAAGACAACTTAATAACTATTGATAAATTTTTTGAAGCGTCAATTAAAGTGGGAACAATTTTAGAAGCTCAAGAAGTTCCAAAATCTTCTAAACTTCTTTTATTAAAAGTTGATTTAGGAGAAAATCGACCTAGACAAATTTTAGCAGGAATAAAAGAATTTTATAACGCAAATGATTTAATAGGTACTCAAGCTTGTGTTGCTGCAAATTTAAAACCTGCTAAATTGATGGGTTATGTTAGTGAAGGAATGCTACTTGCAGCTAAAGATGAAAATGGATTAAGCCTAATTCGTCCTGAAAAACCTAAAAAAATTGGGACAAAAATAAGCTAG
- a CDS encoding class 1 fructose-bisphosphatase: MQEIIKAIEESARRIKYLIETGDTGKSQSENSTGDTQLKLDIQSDEIIEEIFLKIPSIKAIVSEEQDSIKNINSDGEFLIAYDPLDGSSLVDVNLSVGSIFGIYKNEFNAQNIIASVYVVFGPRVEMVVTTDDVKMYRLLNNEFKFIQNIKLNEKGKLNAPGSTQNCWAPFHKQLIDDIFNDGYRLRYSGGMVPDLHQILLKGGGLFSYPGTSDKPKGKLRQLFEVFPFALAFEKAGGGAIDGFKRVLEVETSHIHDTTPCFFGSNNEIKRVLEVYSKNV; encoded by the coding sequence ATGCAAGAGATAATTAAAGCAATAGAAGAATCAGCAAGAAGAATAAAATATTTAATTGAAACTGGAGATACAGGTAAATCTCAAAGTGAAAATAGCACTGGAGATACTCAACTTAAATTAGATATACAAAGTGATGAGATAATTGAAGAAATTTTTTTAAAAATTCCAAGTATAAAAGCAATAGTAAGTGAAGAACAAGATAGTATTAAAAATATAAATAGTGATGGAGAATTTTTAATAGCTTACGATCCACTTGATGGTTCTTCATTAGTAGATGTAAATTTAAGCGTTGGTTCAATTTTTGGTATTTACAAAAATGAATTTAATGCACAAAATATAATTGCTTCAGTTTATGTAGTTTTTGGTCCTAGAGTTGAAATGGTAGTTACAACTGATGATGTAAAAATGTATAGACTTTTAAATAATGAATTTAAATTTATTCAGAATATCAAATTAAATGAAAAAGGGAAATTAAATGCTCCAGGTTCAACACAAAACTGTTGGGCTCCTTTTCATAAACAATTAATTGATGATATTTTCAATGACGGTTACAGATTAAGATATAGTGGAGGAATGGTTCCAGATCTTCATCAAATTTTATTAAAAGGTGGAGGATTATTCTCTTATCCAGGTACTAGTGATAAACCAAAAGGTAAATTAAGACAACTATTTGAAGTATTTCCTTTTGCATTAGCTTTTGAAAAAGCTGGTGGCGGTGCTATTGATGGATTTAAAAGAGTTTTAGAGGTAGAAACTTCTCACATTCATGATACTACTCCTTGTTTTTTTGGTTCAAACAATGAAATAAAAAGAGTTTTGGAAGTTTATAGTAAAAATGTCTGA
- a CDS encoding lytic transglycosylase domain-containing protein produces MTKAILKLSLISTLTLNLFALESPKTDFMQKDFKVTIDWLENRPKSSAKDFFILQYLEDENLSYDMAKKAYDMRKGNNATLDKAFKQKFNDKISPEDRFCYNASIIELKSQNSRCIALALGSLKKASDLSKTDLKFFISKLDPYPTLKKDLQTIASNTVFEDLRNSDSSRFLKIFFDVSDNYRSKYLNKFIDINFLNEISKSKDFEKFLRYVIYDKELKNIQKSLHNLNKSINLSSTISFMLGINAINNKDLTKAKDFFNQSFNNSYSKSDKDKSLYWLYLSSNDKNYLNELANSSDINIYSLYAKELLGIKADNIFYDIDLKNQSTNYDVYNPFLWDEVVEDTKKNLDEIKLQKYYNIFSSKDTEPHMAFVLERFEKYKVQYYITPYRDILKNYDIDKQVLIYSIARQESRFIPSAVSFSSAQGVMQIMPFLSKDIAKELGQNYNIYEQFNPKKNIEFASYHLDKLNKQFDNNPLFVAYAYNGGAGYTRTQLKKGLFKEKNRFEPFLSMEMISYNETKDYGKKVLTNYYIYNNYLNSENKISLSTILQSLVSPY; encoded by the coding sequence ATGACAAAAGCTATTTTAAAACTCTCTTTAATTTCAACTCTTACTTTAAATCTTTTTGCACTTGAAAGTCCAAAAACTGATTTTATGCAAAAAGATTTTAAAGTTACAATTGATTGGCTAGAAAATAGACCAAAATCTAGTGCAAAAGATTTCTTTATTTTACAATATCTAGAAGATGAAAATCTAAGTTATGATATGGCAAAAAAAGCTTATGATATGAGAAAAGGCAACAATGCCACTTTAGATAAAGCTTTCAAACAAAAATTCAATGACAAGATATCACCAGAGGATAGATTTTGCTACAATGCATCTATTATTGAGTTAAAATCTCAAAATTCAAGATGTATTGCACTAGCATTAGGCTCATTAAAAAAAGCCTCTGATTTGTCAAAAACTGATTTAAAATTTTTTATTTCAAAATTAGATCCTTACCCTACTTTAAAAAAAGATTTGCAAACTATAGCCTCAAATACTGTTTTTGAAGATTTAAGAAATAGTGATAGTTCTAGATTTTTAAAAATATTTTTTGATGTAAGTGACAATTATAGAAGTAAATATCTAAATAAATTTATTGATATAAATTTTTTAAATGAAATATCAAAAAGTAAAGATTTTGAAAAATTTCTACGATATGTTATTTATGACAAAGAATTAAAAAATATTCAGAAATCACTACATAACTTGAATAAAAGTATAAATTTATCTTCAACTATATCTTTTATGCTTGGTATAAATGCTATAAACAATAAAGATTTAACAAAAGCAAAAGATTTTTTCAATCAATCATTTAATAACTCTTATTCTAAATCAGATAAAGATAAGTCACTATATTGGCTATATTTAAGTTCAAATGATAAAAACTATTTAAATGAATTAGCAAATAGTAGCGATATAAATATCTATTCACTTTATGCAAAAGAGTTATTAGGAATAAAAGCTGATAATATTTTTTACGATATAGATTTAAAAAATCAATCTACAAATTATGATGTTTATAATCCTTTTCTATGGGATGAAGTGGTTGAAGATACAAAGAAAAATTTAGATGAGATTAAACTTCAAAAATATTATAATATTTTTTCTTCAAAAGATACAGAACCTCACATGGCTTTTGTTTTAGAAAGATTTGAAAAGTATAAAGTTCAATACTATATAACTCCTTATAGAGATATATTAAAAAATTATGACATTGATAAGCAAGTTTTAATATATTCTATAGCAAGACAAGAAAGTAGATTTATTCCATCAGCAGTATCATTTTCAAGTGCTCAAGGAGTTATGCAAATAATGCCTTTTTTATCTAAAGATATAGCAAAAGAATTAGGTCAAAATTACAATATTTATGAACAATTTAATCCTAAAAAAAATATTGAATTTGCAAGTTATCATCTAGATAAATTAAATAAACAATTTGATAATAATCCTTTATTCGTAGCTTATGCTTACAATGGAGGAGCTGGCTATACAAGAACTCAATTGAAAAAAGGTTTGTTTAAAGAAAAAAATAGATTTGAACCATTTCTAAGTATGGAAATGATCTCTTATAATGAAACAAAAGACTATGGTAAAAAAGTTTTAACAAACTACTATATTTATAATAACTATTTAAATAGTGAGAACAAAATCTCACTATCAACTATTTTACAAAGCTTAGTGTCGCCTTACTAG